The Pedobacter frigiditerrae genomic sequence TTAATGTTAGTCCTGCTATCGTTACAATCTTTTTGAGAAGAGCAATACGCGTCCTTTTTCGTCATTGCGAGGAGGAACGACGTGGCAATCTTTTTGATGAGTGCTTCAAAAAGTATTTCCACTTTATCAGGTTTAGAAAACATTAGGCTGTGCACCAAACTAAGAAAGAGCCAGCAAGTTCTGTGTAGATTAGATACAAATTATCGAGTAATTAAACTTAAACGATTATATTCGGACTATTAACAATAGCAAAAATTTAAATGAAACTAAAAAAAGTATTACTCATTACTCTACTTCTTGCAACTAGTTCCGTAGCAATGGCTCAAGACTATAAAAAAGAGATTGAGAAAGAGTTTAAGGAATATTTGAATGCCCTTTTTAGTAAGGACTTTGAAAAATCAATGAATTATTTAACACCAGAAGTTTTTAAAATCATTCCTAAAGCTCAAATGATAAAAATTATGGAGCAAACATTTAACGAACCTTCTATTGAATTTGAATTAAAAGATGCCAAAATAATCGAAATACAAAACTCTGAAAAGATTGAAAACAAGTTCTATTCTTTTTTATCCTATTCTAATTTAATGAGAATCAAATTTAAAAGTGAAAGAAATGAGACTACAGAAGAAAAGAAAATGAAGAACAATTTGGGTAAACTTTCCTTCGAAAAAACATTTGGTGTCCAAAATGTAAAATACGATGATAAAACAGAATTTTTTGAGATATATGTAGAAAAACCCGTTTATGCTATTTCTGATAACGGAAAAAATGACTGGAAATTTATAGTGGTTGAGAAAAAGCAAAAATCATTTCTTGAAACACTTTTACCAAAAAAGCTAATTGAGAAGGTGTTTCAATCATCACAGTATAATTAGTCAAAATAATAACTCTCATAACATATACTCCACCCAAAAACGAAATATACTTATTCATTTCCATTATTATATTTAATAACAACTTTGAAATCAGCTTTTAGATAAATTTATTAAAGAGCAAGCATTTTTAATTATAAGCTGGTTAATTCTTCTCCTATGTCCTTACCACCAACTGACGTCTGATCTATCGACAATTGTTGCCAAAAAGGTTGTGTATTTCTACCAAAAAGCAAAATAACCATTCAATTTATATGCAAAACCATTTCAAACCTATTTCTCTATTTTTCTTATTCATTTTTATCACAACATCTTGTTTTGCCCAAACTCAGAATTTTAATAATACCAAAGTCGATAGCTCAACTTTTGTTCAAACACGGGCAATATTAAACAGTCTTTCAACAACAAAATTTGAAAAGCGAAATTTTAAACCGAGAGAAAAGCAGCTACCCTATCGTTTGTTATTACCAAAAAATTATACAAGTACTGAGAAATATCCATTGGTTATAACCTTTCATAATTCTACACGAATTGGGAATGATAATGAAAATCAACTAGAACCTTTATCAAGAATTTGGCTTAGAGAAGAAATTTATGATAAATACAAATGTTTTGTCTTGGCACCACAGTTTAACAAACGTTCTTCAAATTATTCAGAAAATGAAGATGGTGTTTTAATTTCAAAGTCTTCCGAAGATGTTGCTATGGTTTTGGAACTCATCAAAACCTTAGAAAAAGAATACCCTAACATTGATAGTAAAAGGATTTATTTAGTTGGCTATTCAATGGGTGCATCAACTGCCCAAAATATTTTAAACAGAGAACCAAAAATGTTTGCTGGCTTGGTATCTATTGCTGCTGTTCCAGATTATTCAAATTTAAAAGAAATAAAAAATAAAAATATATGGCTTATTCATGGACAAAAAGATATTGAAAACCCATATAAAGGAAGTGCCGAGTTATTTAAAAGACTAGAAAAATCTAAAAGAACAACATTTACGACATTTTCAGAACTCGACCATAACAATATAAATATTCCATTTCTGTTAAGTGAAGAAATTCCTAATTGGTTATTTCAGTACAGAAACTAATTGTGACTATAAAGAATACCTAAGTTTCATAACACTTACCTTTGTTCTTAAACCCGTCCCGATTGCTATCGGGGAGAAATGGAAAGCCCGCAAGGTGAGGAACGAGCCGAGGACTTGTAATGGAAAGCCTGCCTACCGCAGGCAGACGGGACTAACCTAAATAATAGCGCTTATCAGTGCTTTCCAACTCTTCTTAAAAAACAATTTACATCTTTCCTACAAATCATTAAACCTTTTTAAGCAAATTTACTCCAACAAAAACGCTGTCATATTGTAAAGGTCAAAAAATTGAAATCTTAACATATGATAACTTTTACCTAAAACAATTTAAATACCTTTACAAAAAATTAAAAAACTTTCAGATGAAATTAAAAATCACTTCAATCTTATTATTAGCTGTTGTAGCTAGTTTTGTTGCTTTTACTCCAAAGGCAGACGTTTATAAAATAGACCTTACACAATCTAGCATTGCTTGGGAAGGCAAAAAATTTGCTGGCTCACATACTGGTACAGTAGACTTAACTTCGGGTAACCTAGACTTTAATGGTAAAAAACTAGCTGGTGGTGGTTTTGTTGCTAACATGACCAGCATCAAAACTATGGACGGTGGAACTAAGCCAAACGCAGGCTTAGATAAACACTTAAAAGCTGATGACTTTTTTGGCGTAGAAAAATTCCCTGCTGCAAACTTCGTAATTAAAAAAGTAACTGGCAACGGTGCTGCTGTTAATGTAACTGGCGATTTAACAATTAAAGGTATTACGCAATCAGTAACTTTCCCTGCTACTTTAACTTGGAATGCTGACAAATCAGTTACTGCAACTGCAGATAAAATTGTTATCGATAGAACTAAATTTGGTATTCAATTCAAATCTAAATCTGTTTTTGCTAACATCGGCGACAACTTCATTTATGATGAATTTAGCATTTCAGTAAAATTAGTGGCTAAAAAATAAGCTGCTGTTTTAAAAGAAATTAAAAGACCCGATAAAATTTATCGGGTCTTTTTGTTTTAAAAAGATATTGGAAATACCACTTTTATCTATAACTTTAAAACCATAAGGAAAAGCCTTCTTATTTTTTATAAAACACTCAATGCTAGACAGTAAGATAAATCTTTTAGTAATAGATGATGATGACATAAATATTTTTATCATCAAAAAGATTGTCGAAAAAACTGGGTTCGACATTGATATGGTAGCTAAGAGCAATGGGAAATTAGCAATAGATTACCTTGAAGAGGTAACTGCTCAAAATGCTGCATTCCCTCATTTAATTTTAATAGACATTAATATGCCGGTTATGAATGGGTGGGAGTTTATTGAAGCATATCAGGAATTAGATTTTAAGAAAGATGCCGACCTATACATTCTCTCCTCTTCTGTTTATGAAAACGACATAGAAAAAACAAAAAGTTATCAGTCCGTTAAAGGATTTATCTCTAAACCCCTTTCTATGGAGCGTTTAACAGAGTTGCTTAAAGCAATTAAACTTTAATTTTTCAAACTTCTTTAACACATCGAGCTAATTGGAAATCGTCTTTCAGTTTCTTAATTCTGAAATGTATTAATTTAATCTATACAATCTTATACCTATCTCCATCCTGTTCAATAAAAGCTTGGCTTTTAGATTTAGAATGGTAAAACAAGCATTTCCAATTTTGAGCTACTGCTTTTTGCCCAAATTCTTCCCTTAGTTCCATCGCCTTGCGACCATCAAAATCATATTTGGCAATAAATTTTCTAATCAATTCTTCCGGTTCTGGCAAAACATCGCCACCAAAAAAGACTTTATCTTCTCCATCATCAATCAAAAAAACTTGATGAAATGGGCAATGAGCACCTGTTAATTCGTAACTGATTTCATCGGTTAATTGACCATCGCCTTCTATTAATTTAATCTGAGCATTACGCTGAATAAAATCAAATATCTCGGTATGATATGATGATGAAGTACTGGAAAATGCAGTTTCCCACTCTCCTCTTTGCATGACATAAGTTGCATCTGGAAAACTTAATTCCATTTTACCATTGTAGTCATGCACCATCCCGCCGGAGTGGTCAAAATGCAAATGTGACATTAAA encodes the following:
- a CDS encoding response regulator; this translates as MLDSKINLLVIDDDDINIFIIKKIVEKTGFDIDMVAKSNGKLAIDYLEEVTAQNAAFPHLILIDINMPVMNGWEFIEAYQELDFKKDADLYILSSSVYENDIEKTKSYQSVKGFISKPLSMERLTELLKAIKL
- a CDS encoding YceI family protein; protein product: MKLKITSILLLAVVASFVAFTPKADVYKIDLTQSSIAWEGKKFAGSHTGTVDLTSGNLDFNGKKLAGGGFVANMTSIKTMDGGTKPNAGLDKHLKADDFFGVEKFPAANFVIKKVTGNGAAVNVTGDLTIKGITQSVTFPATLTWNADKSVTATADKIVIDRTKFGIQFKSKSVFANIGDNFIYDEFSISVKLVAKK
- a CDS encoding MBL fold metallo-hydrolase; the protein is MQVYTLHEGSYSVDISKKFVPFDPTKDNPNDRPASLFIHVQPFLVKLKNDLILLDTGLGYSNADGKLHLHENIKKAGFNPDDVTMVLMSHLHFDHSGGMVHDYNGKMELSFPDATYVMQRGEWETAFSSTSSSYHTEIFDFIQRNAQIKLIEGDGQLTDEISYELTGAHCPFHQVFLIDDGEDKVFFGGDVLPEPEELIRKFIAKYDFDGRKAMELREEFGQKAVAQNWKCLFYHSKSKSQAFIEQDGDRYKIV
- a CDS encoding PHB depolymerase family esterase, with the protein product MQNHFKPISLFFLFIFITTSCFAQTQNFNNTKVDSSTFVQTRAILNSLSTTKFEKRNFKPREKQLPYRLLLPKNYTSTEKYPLVITFHNSTRIGNDNENQLEPLSRIWLREEIYDKYKCFVLAPQFNKRSSNYSENEDGVLISKSSEDVAMVLELIKTLEKEYPNIDSKRIYLVGYSMGASTAQNILNREPKMFAGLVSIAAVPDYSNLKEIKNKNIWLIHGQKDIENPYKGSAELFKRLEKSKRTTFTTFSELDHNNINIPFLLSEEIPNWLFQYRN